A region of Panicum virgatum strain AP13 chromosome 8N, P.virgatum_v5, whole genome shotgun sequence DNA encodes the following proteins:
- the LOC120685247 gene encoding uncharacterized protein LOC120685247, translated as MNRWEVENTEDGKEKIWAVAKEWYKGWRSIFSATYKAYDSYDERMKNKPDDLDLVEWHYLILYFGSEAFQKVSNRNTNNHEQKRTNHCTGSKPFSKLSDEQRDPGTGEEPTDVDLWRITHVRNGVWFDEASQAIYENAVVKIAEKCEEKDTIISNSEENIIFQATYKESTGCKTSTVHGHGYMSTHPTERASMKAQLEEQARAIVAANQKNQELQEHIEKLNDKLENQEAESERKLEEKLQEFKEEESRKIQALRDEFMAALQENTKTTLAQPAPNNSNIQQEATPPIDKKAATTPDSNATEATSVQHMA; from the exons ATG AATCGGTGGGAGGTTGAAAACACTGAGGATGGTAAAGAAAAAATATGGGCTGTGGCCAAGGAGTGGTACAAAGGATGGCGCTCAATATTCAGTGCGACTTACAAGGCATACGACAGTTATGATGAAAGAATGAAGAACAAGCCTGACGACTTGGACCTTGTTGAGTGGCATTATTTGATCCTGTATTTTGGAAGTGAAGCTTTCCAG AAGGTAAGCAATAGGAACACTAACAACCATGAGCAAAAAAGGACCAATCATTGCACAGGATCCAAACCATTCTCCAAACTTAGCGATGAGCAG AGAGATCCCGGAACAGGTGAAGAACCAACTGATGTTGACCTTTGGAGGATTACACACGTGAGGAATGGAGTATGGTTTGATGAAGCTTCTCAGGCTATCTAT GAGAATGCAGTCGTCAAAATTGCAGAAAAGTGTGAAGAAAAAGACACTATTATATCAAATTCAGAAGAAAATATTATTTTCCAAGCAACCTACAAGGAAAGCACAGGATGCAAAACATCCACTGTTCATGGTCATGGGTACATGTCTACACATCCAACAGAGAGGGCATCAATGAAGGCTCAACTCGAAGAACAAGCCCGTGCTATAGTTGCAGCCAACCAGAAAAATCAAGAGCTACAAGAACATATTGAGAAGCTAAATGACAAACTTGAAAACCAAGAAGCTGAGAGTGAAAGGAAATTAGAAGAAAAGTTGCAAGAGTTCAAAGAGGAAGAGAGTAGGAAAATCCAAGCACTTAGGGATGAATTCATGGCAGCACTTCAAGAAAATACAAAAACCACGTTAGCTCAG CCTGCACCAAATAATTCAAACATCCAACAGGAAGCTACGCCACCTATTGACAAAAAAGCTGCCACTACTCCAGATTCTAATGCAACTGAAGCTACATCAGTTCAG CACATGGCCTAA